One part of the Cottoperca gobio chromosome 14, fCotGob3.1, whole genome shotgun sequence genome encodes these proteins:
- the orai2 gene encoding protein orai-2: MSRELNVPMCSPAPGISEQALDGGGMDYRDWVRRSYLELVSSNHHSVQALSWRKLYLSRAKLKASSRTSALLSGFAMVAMVEVQLEMQYSYPPVLLIAFSVCTTVLVAVHLFALLISTCILPNVEAVSNIHNLNSVSESPHVRMHHYIELAWGFSTALGILLFLAEVVLLCWIKFLPVDSSLPKKQVCTTVAPASGKPTTPQAVPQDSGWLAALASTIIMVPVGVIFVLFTIHFYRSLVRHKTDRHHQEIEELHKIKVQLDGHERGLHTV; encoded by the exons ATGAGCAGGGAGCTGAACGTGCCGATGTGCTCCCCGGCCCCAGGGATCTCAGAGCAGGCTCTGGACGGCGGGGGGATGGACTACAGGGACTGGGTGAGACGCAGTTACCTGGAGCTGGTCAGCTCCAACCATCACTCAGTGCAAGCTCTGTCCTGGAGGAAACTCTACCTGAGCCGGGCCAAGCTGAAGGCCTCCAGCAGAACCTCTGCACTGCTGTCTGGCTTCGCAATG GTGGCCATGGTGGAGGTGCAGCTGGAGATGCAGTACAGTTACCCTCCTGTGCTGCTCATTGCCTTCAGCGTGTGCACCACCGTGCTGGTGGCGGTGCACCTCTTCGCTCTGCTGATCAGCACCTGCATCCTGCCCAACGTGGAGGCCGTCAGCAACATCCACAATCTCAACTCTGTGAGCGAGTCGCCGCACGTGCGTATGCACCACTACATCGAGCTGGCCTGGGGCTTCTCCACAGCCCTGGGCATCCTGCTGTTTTTAGCAGAGGTGGTGCTCCTCTGCTGGATCAAGTTCCTGCCCGTGGACTCCAGTTTGCCCAAAAAGCAAGTTTGCACTACAGTGGCCCCCGCCTCGGGGAAGCCTACGACACCGCAAGCTGTGCCGCAGGACAGCGGCTGGCTGGCTGCGCTGGCGTCCACCATCATCATGGTCCCGGTGGGGGTGATTTTTGTCTTGTTCACCATTCACTTCTATCGCTCTCTGGTGCGCCACAAGACGGACCGTCACCACCAGGAGATCGAAGAACTGCACAAGATCAAGGTGCAGCTAGACGGCCACGAGAGGGGCCTCCACACCGTGTGA
- the lrwd1 gene encoding leucine-rich repeat and WD repeat-containing protein 1 isoform X2 — MEKITEKLLLEKGSPKTSKLEQIKTLNLSKLTLKHKDLPVRLLSRLQSLERWDLSGNRLEEFPKDLALPALQHLDLSDNQMEDVTTLESLSNLEELKLEDNLYITVSDNYKLMVLLPKLRIYNGKDVSTTANHLRFVYSENLRTRIIAIWEKSFHLPDPITEEKLSTLRKDFVNTARQQVRFGPSSVSDFTKWKVEIMAKEFLCSLTEPQEEPESTESPDTKEKSEVSTPTKRKQSAAVDLRSLTPHKKLCADLPASPAEASPRKSGLSRKLQTLTQTCTPRVSPRKTSQPPSTPTRGQVRAETPRRGSKVQQEDDGAQIKQRKRKELQRDTDTLSTMKSCSQTKPVSLKPLHVLQCHSKQDSSEDFSTQLWACAFQPLPDSTGGGGGRLVATCGGDSVCVIDCETGMVMKKYKVPGEEFFSLAWSTVLMSRGGGASAQHCSVLAAGGKRGLVKLIHPRNNVAYGEFRASRKALSVLRFNHQQGNFLLTGSYDKKIVMWDIGGVDSQYNFKVVQLLVLEISTTPLHICLPPISPSSNLLTACEDGLHCYNTQLGTNNTTKRSKEMEITFPIYKNEDKDHDYHTIDGMSFLTDDIVASKNYMHGCIYLWSWSRTKAQRPDRKDRTVSAVVLAELQWANTEIPYLALNTCPGQAYIVCGDDKGRLWTYHVTNLQKNSFQTGRPILPTEVLEWPTPERKGLGQVEGPSINSVAMDPELHYLVALSDKNMVIVWKREESC, encoded by the exons ATGGAGAAAATAACAGAGAAGCTTTTGCTGGAGAAAGGTTCTCCAAAAACCAGCAAGCTGGAGCAAATCAAGACACTGAA TCTATCTAAGCTGACACTGAAGCACAAGGACTTGCCGGTCAGGCTGCTGTCCCGTCTCCAGTCCCTGGAGCGCTGGGATCTGTCCGGGAACCGACTGGAGGAGTTTCCTAAGGACCTGGCGCTGCCTGCGCTTCAACACCTGGACCTCAGCGACAACCAGATGGAGGATGTTACGACTCTGGAGTCTCTGAGCAATCTGGAAGAGCTCAAGTTGGAGGACAATCTTTATATCACT GTGAGTGATAATTACAAACTGATGGTGTTGTTGCCCAAACTGAGGATTTACAACGGTAAAGACGTCAGCACGACTGCCAACCATCTGCGCTTCGTCTACAGCGAGAACTTGAGGACCAGG ATAATTGCCATTTGGGAGAAGAGCTTCCATCTCCCAGATCCCATCACGGAAGAGAAATTGTCAACCTTGAGGAAAGACTTTGTCAACACGGCCCGTCAGCAGGTTCGATTTGGACCCAGTTCAGTCAGTGACTTCACCAAATGGAAG GTGGAGATTATGGCTAAAGAGTTTCTGTGCTCTCTGACTGAACCACAGGAAGAACCGGAGAGCACGGAGTCCCCTGACACCAAAGAGAAGAGT GAAGTCTCAACCCCCACCAAGAGGAAACAAAGTGCAGCAGTAGACTTGAGGAGTCTGACGCCTCACAAGAAATTGTGCGCAGATCTGCCAGCATCTCCAGCCGAAGCCAGTCCTCGCAAATCCGGTCTTAGCCGCAAACTTCAGACGCTGACCCAGACCTGCACCCCCCGGGTGAGCCCCCGCAAGACAAGTCAGCCTCCCTCCACCCCCACCAGAGGACAGGTGAGGGCGGAGACGCCCAGGAGAGGTTCGAAAGTGCAGCAAGAGGATGATGGAGCTCAGataaaacagaggaagagaaaagagctgcagagagacacgGACACGCTGTCCACGATGAAGAGCTGCAGCCAGACGAAG CCAGTGAGTCTGAAGCCGCTCCACGTCctccagtgccacagtaaacaggACAGCTCGGAGGACTTCTCCACGCAGCTGTGGGCCTGTGCTTTCCAGCCGCTGCCAGATTCCACTG gcggaggaggaggccgCTTGGTTGCTACCTGTGGTGGAgactctgtctgtgtgattGACTGTGAAACCGGGATGGTGATGAAGAAGTACAAAGTTCCTGGAGAG GAGTTCTTCTCCCTGGCTTGGTCCACGGTGTTGATGTCCAGGGGAGGCGGGGCTTCGGCTCAACACTGCAGCGTTCTGGCAgctggagggaagagaggacTTGTCAAACTGATCCACCCCAGAAACAACGTGGCCTACGGGGAGTTCAGAGCCAGCCGCAAGGCGCTTTCTGTCCTCCGCTTCAACCACCAGCAGGGGAACTTCCTCCTCA CGGGATCTTACGATAAGAAGATTGTGATGTGGGACATCGGGGGAGTGGACAGCCAGTACAACTTCAAAGTTGT tcagctgctggtgttggagATCAGCACCACCCCTCTACACATCTGCCTCCCCCCAATTTCCCCCAGCTCAAACCTGCTGACTGCCTGTGAGGACGGCCTGCACTGCTACAACACACAACTCGGCACAAACAACACCACaaagag GTCTAAGGAGATGGAGATAACCTTCCCCATATATAAGAATGAAGACAAAGACCATGACTACCACACCATTGATGGCATGAGCTTTCTTACGGATGACATAGTGG CCTCCAAGAACTACATGCACGGTTGCATTTACTTGTGGAGCTGGAGCCGGACGAAAGCTCAGCGGCCCGACAGGAAGGACAGGACCGTGAGTGCTGTGGTTCTGGCTGAGCTGCAGTGGGCCAACACTGAGATTCCCTACCTGGCTCTCAACACCTGTCCGG GTCAAGCCTACATAGTGTGTGGTGATGACAAAGGCAGGCTGTGGACATACCACGTCACCAACCTGcagaaaaacagtttccagACTGGGAGACCCATCCTGCCCactgag GTGTTGGAGTGGCCGACCCCGGAAAGGAAGGGCCTCGGCCAGGTGGAGGGCCCCTCCATCAACAGTGTGGCGATGGACCCTGAGCTCCACTACCTGGTGGCCCTCAGTGACAAGAACATGGTGATCGTGTGGAAGAGAGAAGAGTCCTGCTGA
- the bckdk gene encoding branched-chain alpha-ketoacid dehydrogenase kinase, whose product MRPGLAGIAVEMLSGATCRAGPRLGSLLLAPLTKTVLPMSGTESRRFRSTSSMQGFSEMARERSKTVTSFYNQSAIDFSAEKASVRLTLATLLYSGKSPDGHHVLSSAKYLHKELPVRIAHRIKGFRSLPFIIGCNPTILQVHELYIRAYHMLIDFPLIKDQDVEARFCKLVQQLLDDHKDVVTMLAQGFRECRRHMPDEMILRSFLDTTLCSRLGIRMLATHHLALHEDNADFVGMICRRLSPKKIIEKWVDFARRLCEHQYGNSPRVRINGHVAARFPFIPLPLDYILPELLKNAMRATMESHLDTPYNVPDVVVTIANNDIDFVIRISDRGGGIPHTIIDKVMDYHFSTAEESAQDPRMSNNLFNNITNSGNQSNPMHGFGFGLPTSRAYAEYLGGSLSVQSMQGIGTDVYLRLRHIDGKGESFRV is encoded by the exons ATGCGTCCGGGACTGGCGGGTATAGCGGTGGAGATGCTGAGCGGTGCTACCTGCAGAGCCGGGCCGAGGCTCGGCAGCCTCCTGCTGGCCCCGCTCACCAAAACAGTGCTGCCGATGTCCGGCACCGAGAGCCGCAGGTTCCGCTCCACGTCCTCCATGCAGGGCTTCTCAGAGATGGCGAGGGAGAGGTCGAAGACTGTCACGTCGTTTTACAACCAGTCCGCCATTGACTTCTCCGCAGAAAAG GCCTCAGTGCGACTGACCCTAGCAACCCTGTTGTATTCTGGGAAGTCTCCTGATGGACACCACGTCTTG aGCAGTGCCAAGTACCTACACAAGGAGCTGCCTGTACGAATTGCCCATCGCATAAAGGGCTTCCGCAGTTTGCCCTTCATCATTGGTTGCAACCCCACCATTCTGCAAGTG CATGAACTGTATATCAGAGCCTACCACATGCTCATTGACTTTCCCCTg ATCAAGGATCAGGACGTGGAGGCTCGTTTCTGTAAGCtggtgcagcagctgctggacgACCACAAAGACGTGGTCACCATGTTGGCCCAGGGCTTCAGGGAGTGTCGCAGACACATGCCG GATGAGATGATCCTGCGCAGCTTCCTGGACACAACGCTGTGCTCTCGACTGGGAATCCGAATGTTGGCGACGCACCATCTCGCCCTCCACGAAGACAac GCTGATTTTGTCGGGATGATCTGCAGACGTCTCTCCCCGAAGAAAATCATCGAGAAGTGGGTGGACTTTGCCAG GCGTCTGTGTGAGCACCAGTACGGTAACTCGCCCAGAGTGCGGATCAACGGACACGTAGCCGCTCGCTTCCCCTTCATCCCGCTGCCTCTGGACTACATCCTGCCCGAGCTCCTCAAGAACGCCATGAG GGCCACCATGGAGAGCCACCTGGACACGCCGTACAACGTGCCTGATGTGGTCGTCACCATTGCCAATAACGACATTGATTTTGTCATCAG GATCTCTGACCGTGGTGGCGGCATACCTCACACTATAATAGACAAGGTGATGGACTACCACTTCAGCACGGCTGAGGAGAGCGCACAGGACCCCCGCATGAGCAACAACCTCTTCAACAACATTACCAACAGTGGGAACCAGTCCAACCCCATGCATGG GTTTGGTTTCGGCTTGCCCACATCCAGAGCCTACGCCGAGTACCTGGGGGGCTCCCTGTCCGTACAGTCTATGCAGGGCATCGGCACGGACGTCTACCTGCGTCTGCGCCACATCGACGGCAAAGGAGAGAGCTTCAGAGTGTAA
- the lrwd1 gene encoding leucine-rich repeat and WD repeat-containing protein 1 isoform X1, protein MEKITEKLLLEKGSPKTSKLEQIKTLNLSKLTLKHKDLPVRLLSRLQSLERWDLSGNRLEEFPKDLALPALQHLDLSDNQMEDVTTLESLSNLEELKLEDNLYITVSDNYKLMVLLPKLRIYNGKDVSTTANHLRFVYSENLRTRIIAIWEKSFHLPDPITEEKLSTLRKDFVNTARQQVRFGPSSVSDFTKWKVEIMAKEFLCSLTEPQEEPESTESPDTKEKSEVSTPTKRKQSAAVDLRSLTPHKKLCADLPASPAEASPRKSGLSRKLQTLTQTCTPRVSPRKTSQPPSTPTRGQVRAETPRRGSKVQQEDDGAQIKQRKRKELQRDTDTLSTMKSCSQTKPVSLKPLHVLQCHSKQDSSEDFSTQLWACAFQPLPDSTGGGGGRLVATCGGDSVCVIDCETGMVMKKYKVPGEEFFSLAWSTVLMSRGGGASAQHCSVLAAGGKRGLVKLIHPRNNVAYGEFRASRKALSVLRFNHQQGNFLLTGSYDKKIVMWDIGGVDSQYNFKVVQLLVLEISTTPLHICLPPISPSSNLLTACEDGLHCYNTQLGTNNTTKSRSKEMEITFPIYKNEDKDHDYHTIDGMSFLTDDIVASKNYMHGCIYLWSWSRTKAQRPDRKDRTVSAVVLAELQWANTEIPYLALNTCPGQAYIVCGDDKGRLWTYHVTNLQKNSFQTGRPILPTEVLEWPTPERKGLGQVEGPSINSVAMDPELHYLVALSDKNMVIVWKREESC, encoded by the exons ATGGAGAAAATAACAGAGAAGCTTTTGCTGGAGAAAGGTTCTCCAAAAACCAGCAAGCTGGAGCAAATCAAGACACTGAA TCTATCTAAGCTGACACTGAAGCACAAGGACTTGCCGGTCAGGCTGCTGTCCCGTCTCCAGTCCCTGGAGCGCTGGGATCTGTCCGGGAACCGACTGGAGGAGTTTCCTAAGGACCTGGCGCTGCCTGCGCTTCAACACCTGGACCTCAGCGACAACCAGATGGAGGATGTTACGACTCTGGAGTCTCTGAGCAATCTGGAAGAGCTCAAGTTGGAGGACAATCTTTATATCACT GTGAGTGATAATTACAAACTGATGGTGTTGTTGCCCAAACTGAGGATTTACAACGGTAAAGACGTCAGCACGACTGCCAACCATCTGCGCTTCGTCTACAGCGAGAACTTGAGGACCAGG ATAATTGCCATTTGGGAGAAGAGCTTCCATCTCCCAGATCCCATCACGGAAGAGAAATTGTCAACCTTGAGGAAAGACTTTGTCAACACGGCCCGTCAGCAGGTTCGATTTGGACCCAGTTCAGTCAGTGACTTCACCAAATGGAAG GTGGAGATTATGGCTAAAGAGTTTCTGTGCTCTCTGACTGAACCACAGGAAGAACCGGAGAGCACGGAGTCCCCTGACACCAAAGAGAAGAGT GAAGTCTCAACCCCCACCAAGAGGAAACAAAGTGCAGCAGTAGACTTGAGGAGTCTGACGCCTCACAAGAAATTGTGCGCAGATCTGCCAGCATCTCCAGCCGAAGCCAGTCCTCGCAAATCCGGTCTTAGCCGCAAACTTCAGACGCTGACCCAGACCTGCACCCCCCGGGTGAGCCCCCGCAAGACAAGTCAGCCTCCCTCCACCCCCACCAGAGGACAGGTGAGGGCGGAGACGCCCAGGAGAGGTTCGAAAGTGCAGCAAGAGGATGATGGAGCTCAGataaaacagaggaagagaaaagagctgcagagagacacgGACACGCTGTCCACGATGAAGAGCTGCAGCCAGACGAAG CCAGTGAGTCTGAAGCCGCTCCACGTCctccagtgccacagtaaacaggACAGCTCGGAGGACTTCTCCACGCAGCTGTGGGCCTGTGCTTTCCAGCCGCTGCCAGATTCCACTG gcggaggaggaggccgCTTGGTTGCTACCTGTGGTGGAgactctgtctgtgtgattGACTGTGAAACCGGGATGGTGATGAAGAAGTACAAAGTTCCTGGAGAG GAGTTCTTCTCCCTGGCTTGGTCCACGGTGTTGATGTCCAGGGGAGGCGGGGCTTCGGCTCAACACTGCAGCGTTCTGGCAgctggagggaagagaggacTTGTCAAACTGATCCACCCCAGAAACAACGTGGCCTACGGGGAGTTCAGAGCCAGCCGCAAGGCGCTTTCTGTCCTCCGCTTCAACCACCAGCAGGGGAACTTCCTCCTCA CGGGATCTTACGATAAGAAGATTGTGATGTGGGACATCGGGGGAGTGGACAGCCAGTACAACTTCAAAGTTGT tcagctgctggtgttggagATCAGCACCACCCCTCTACACATCTGCCTCCCCCCAATTTCCCCCAGCTCAAACCTGCTGACTGCCTGTGAGGACGGCCTGCACTGCTACAACACACAACTCGGCACAAACAACACCACaaagag tAGGTCTAAGGAGATGGAGATAACCTTCCCCATATATAAGAATGAAGACAAAGACCATGACTACCACACCATTGATGGCATGAGCTTTCTTACGGATGACATAGTGG CCTCCAAGAACTACATGCACGGTTGCATTTACTTGTGGAGCTGGAGCCGGACGAAAGCTCAGCGGCCCGACAGGAAGGACAGGACCGTGAGTGCTGTGGTTCTGGCTGAGCTGCAGTGGGCCAACACTGAGATTCCCTACCTGGCTCTCAACACCTGTCCGG GTCAAGCCTACATAGTGTGTGGTGATGACAAAGGCAGGCTGTGGACATACCACGTCACCAACCTGcagaaaaacagtttccagACTGGGAGACCCATCCTGCCCactgag GTGTTGGAGTGGCCGACCCCGGAAAGGAAGGGCCTCGGCCAGGTGGAGGGCCCCTCCATCAACAGTGTGGCGATGGACCCTGAGCTCCACTACCTGGTGGCCCTCAGTGACAAGAACATGGTGATCGTGTGGAAGAGAGAAGAGTCCTGCTGA